In Primulina eburnea isolate SZY01 chromosome 3, ASM2296580v1, whole genome shotgun sequence, one DNA window encodes the following:
- the LOC140825201 gene encoding UDP-glucuronate 4-epimerase 3-like, translating to MAQLKSILSHFDTIIPYSPAKVKPDKTAAYGFHRLRFPPRITLWSFLFLFLLLLFFFCSPPSATSVGKRRSLQNTGFSGRHRLNPNWETKARNSARPRSKSGFSVLVTGAAGFVGTHVAISLKQRGDGVVGFDNFNNYYEIGLKKARKSLLERQCVFIIEGDINDAALLGRLFEIVQFTHVMHLAAQAGVRYAMQNPSSYIHSNVNGFVTLLEACKNANPQPSIVWASSSSVYGLNSKVPFSEKDRTDQPASLYAATKKAGEEIAHAYNHIYGLSITGLRFFTVYGPWGRPDMAYYFFTKDILRGKEIKIFEGANHATVARDFTYIDDVVKGCLAALDAAKKSTGSGGKKRGAAQFKIYNLGNTSPVPVAKLVSILEKLLKTKAKKKVLPMPTNGDVLFTHANISLAAKELGYKPSTDLETGLQKFVEWYLGYYGSKKKSAW from the coding sequence ATGGCGCAACTGAAGTCCATACTGTCCCATTTTGATACGATCATCCCTTACAGTCCTGCAAAGGTCAAACCGGACAAGACGGCGGCGTACGGCTTCCACCGCTTGCGTTTTCCTCCAAGAATCACTCTTTGGTCCTTTCTGTTTCTCTTTTTGCTGCTTCTTTTCTTCTTCTGCTCTCCGCCTTCCGCCACTTCTGTCGGGAAGCGCCGTAGCCTCCAGAACACGGGGTTTTCGGGCCGGCATAGGTTGAACCCGAATTGGGAAACCAAGGCCCGTAACTCGGCACGTCCTCGTTCTAAATCTGGCTTCTCTGTTCTTGTCACTGGGGCTGCTGGCTTTGTTGGAACCCACGTAGCCATTTCTCTTAAACAACGAGGCGACGGCGTTGTTGGGTTTGATAATTTCAACAATTACTATGAAATCGGGCTGAAAAAAGCCCGGAAATCCCTCCTTGAGCGCCAGTGCGTGTTTATAATAGAAGGTGACATCAATGATGCTGCTTTGCTTGGTAGGTTGTTTGAGATTGTGCAGTTTACCCATGTAATGCATTTGGCTGCGCAGGCTGGTGTGCGATATGCAATGCAGAACCCCAGTTCTTATATTCATAGTAATGTTAATGGCTTCGTTACCTTGCTCGAGGCATGTAAAAATGCTAACCCTCAGCCTAGTATCGTGTGGGcctcatctagttctgtttatGGTCTCAATTCTAAGGTACCCTTTTCGGAAAAAGATAGGACCGACCAGCCTGCTAGTTTGTATGCAGCCACTAAAAAGGCTGGTGAAGAGATAGCACATGCTTATAATCATATTTACGGGCTTTCGATCACCGGGCTGCGTTTTTTTACTGTTTATGGGCCCTGGGGAAGACCTGACATGGCTTACTATTTCTTCACCAAGGATATATTGAGAGGGAAAGAGATAAAGATTTTTGAAGGGGCTAATCACGCTACAGTTGCTAGAGACTTTACGTACATTGATGATGTGGTGAAGGGTTGTTTGGCAGCTTTGGATGCTGCTAAGAAGAGCACCGGGAGCGGGGGGAAGAAAAGAGGTGCTGCACAGTTCAAAATCTATAATCTGGGCAATACGAGCCCTGTGCCCGTGGCGAAACTTGTGAGTATCCTAGAGAAGTTGTTGAAGACGAAAGCGAAGAAGAAGGTGTTGCCGATGCCCACGAACGGTGACGTCTTGTTCACGCACGCGAATATAAGTTTGGCTGCGAAAGAGCTTGGTTATAAGCCCAGCACTGATCTGGAGACCGGGTTGCAAAAATTTGTGGAATGGTATCTCGGTTACTACGGCTCAAAGAAAAAGAGTGCCTGGTGA